In Nerophis lumbriciformis linkage group LG12, RoL_Nlum_v2.1, whole genome shotgun sequence, a single genomic region encodes these proteins:
- the LOC133623391 gene encoding uncharacterized protein isoform X3 translates to MDHPQDIQQLLENLPPDQRERLEEYYCEKERAIFLERQVAAKALQDAGKDRRDAAKDRRDAAKDRRDAGKALQDAGKAREELAQNQLKSLNTIQALQVENRALKRRVARDVGEGIVAPDVGEGIVAPDVGEGIVARDVGEGIVARDVGEGIVARDVGEGIVARDVGEGIVARDVGEGIVARDVGEGIVARDVGEGIVARDVGEGIVARDGGEGIVARDGGEGIVARDGGEGIVARDVGGEGIVARDVGGEGIVARDGGEGIVARDVGGEGIVARDGGEGIVARDVGEGIVAPDVGEGIVARDVGEGIVARDVGEGIVARDGGEGIVARDGGEGIVARDGGEGIVARDVGGEGIVARDVGGEGIVARDGGEGIVARDGGEGIVEDPGDEAPAAKRARRSHSI, encoded by the exons GACATTCAGCAATTGTTGGAAAACTTGCCGCCAGACCAGCGGGAACGACTGGAGGAGTACTACTGTGAAAAGGAAAGGGCCATATTCCTCGAACGTCAAGTTGCCGCAAAGGCCCTTCAGGATGCCGGAAAGGACCGTCGGGATGCCGCAAAGGACCGTCGGGATGCCGCAAAGGACCGTCGGGATGCCGGAAAGGCCCTTCAGGATGCCGGAAAGGCGCGAGAAGAGCTTGCCCAGAACCAAT TGAAGTCCCTGAACACAATCCAAGCCCTTCAAGTTGAGAACAGAGCTCTCAAGAGAAGAG TCGCCCGCGATGTCggtgaagggatcgtggcccccgatgtcggcgaagggatcgtggcccccgatgtcggcgaagggatcgtggcccgcgatgtcggcgaagggatcgtggcccgcgatgtcggcgaagggatcgtggcccgcgatgtcggcgaagggatcgtggcccgcgatgtcggcgaagggatcgtggcccgcgatgtcggcgaagggatcgtggcccgcgatgtcggcgaagggatcgtggcccgcgatgtcggcgaagggatcgtggcccgcgatgtcggcgaagggatcgtggcccgcgatggcggcgaagggatcgtggcccgcgatggcggcgaagggatcgtggcccgcgatggcggcgaagggatcgtggcccgcgatgttggcggcgaagggatcgtggcccgcgatgttggcggcgaagggatcgtggcccgcgatggcggcgaagggatcgtggcccgcgatgttggcggcgaagggatcgtggcccgcgatggcggcgaagggatcgtggcccgcgatgtcggtgaagggatcgtggcccccgATGTCggtgaagggatcgtggcccgcgatgtcggcgaagggatcgtggcccgcgatgtcggcgaagggatcgtggcccgcgatggcggcgaagggatcgtggcccgcgatggcggcgaagggatcgtggcccgcgatggcggcgaagggatcgtggcccgcgatgttggcggcgaagggatcgtggcccgcgatgttggcggcgaagggatcgtggcccgcgatggcggcgaagggatcgtggcccgcgatggcggcgaagggatcgtAGAGGATCCCGGTGATGAGGCACCGGCGGCCAAAAGGGCCAGACGAAGCCACTCCATATAA